Proteins from a genomic interval of Stenotrophomonas sp. 24(2023):
- a CDS encoding phage minor tail protein L, with product MITADAQQLEPGGRVTLFELDATPIGADQLRFHQHLQSGVIWWQGQQYGAWPVEASGFARTSDQQPAPRLRVSNIDGRIGVMCQLYGDLVGARLTRRQTLVKYLDAASFPGENRIRWSNNPGGINGGFRWNYEGSGTGISLAPQVIEGVTFYPVSYASAGASWHRVTTAGAVGFAAGDTVIVTAYLRLGTSSRARVSLNHATVGGVVYSIVTGTGSSVFSVNTSTAGVTTILSQDDVGGGVRKVVFKVVLNKDGISTTASIGPDSVVVGADVVAYGIQIENAVAPQGFFIATGAQPVVGGFNPTADPDEFFPDELWFIERKVVETKEVVEFELATAIDLNGEVLPGRQIMSNLCTWVLRGGYRGPYCGYSGAACFDINDNPTSDPSQDVCAGLVRSCQRRFGQDSELPYGGFPAAGLIRT from the coding sequence GCAACGCCCATTGGGGCCGATCAGCTTCGGTTCCACCAGCACCTGCAAAGCGGGGTAATCTGGTGGCAGGGCCAGCAGTACGGTGCATGGCCCGTCGAGGCGTCCGGGTTTGCTAGGACCAGCGATCAGCAGCCCGCCCCGCGGCTGAGGGTGAGCAACATCGATGGCCGTATCGGCGTTATGTGCCAGCTATACGGGGATCTTGTGGGAGCGCGCCTGACCCGCCGGCAGACGCTGGTCAAGTACCTCGATGCAGCCAGTTTTCCAGGTGAGAACCGCATACGCTGGAGCAATAATCCCGGTGGCATAAACGGAGGCTTCCGCTGGAATTATGAAGGTAGCGGCACGGGCATCAGCCTGGCACCGCAGGTGATCGAAGGTGTGACGTTCTACCCCGTGAGCTATGCCAGTGCGGGTGCCAGCTGGCACCGTGTCACGACAGCCGGGGCCGTGGGCTTCGCAGCCGGCGATACCGTCATCGTTACCGCATACCTGCGGCTGGGTACGTCAAGCAGGGCACGGGTCAGCCTCAATCACGCTACCGTCGGTGGTGTGGTTTATTCAATCGTGACCGGAACCGGATCCAGCGTGTTTTCGGTGAACACCTCGACCGCAGGCGTGACGACCATCCTTTCGCAAGATGATGTCGGTGGTGGCGTGCGTAAGGTGGTGTTCAAGGTCGTGCTTAACAAGGACGGTATCAGCACGACTGCCAGCATCGGACCTGATTCGGTCGTGGTGGGCGCCGATGTGGTGGCTTACGGTATCCAGATCGAAAATGCAGTGGCACCTCAGGGCTTCTTCATTGCTACGGGAGCGCAACCCGTTGTAGGTGGCTTCAATCCGACTGCCGATCCCGACGAGTTCTTTCCGGATGAGTTGTGGTTCATCGAGCGCAAGGTGGTTGAAACCAAGGAAGTAGTGGAATTCGAACTGGCCACTGCTATCGATCTAAATGGTGAGGTGTTACCCGGCCGGCAGATTATGTCCAACCTATGCACCTGGGTATTACGAGGTGGCTACCGGGGACCATACTGTGGCTATTCCGGCGCTGCCTGTTTTGATATTAACGACAATCCGACAAGTGACCCAAGTCAGGACGTGTGTGCCGGCCTTGTTCGCAGTTGCCAGCGGCGGTTCGGCCAAGACAGTGAGCTTCCCTATGGCGGCTTTCCCGCAGCCGGCTTGATCCGCACTTGA
- a CDS encoding C40 family peptidase, whose product MEKSTLYAIQAHALAEYPRECCGLIVAAASGEAYIPCSNTATKPSDHFQLPAQDYAAAEDQGEVLAVVHSHPDASAAASDADRVMCEASGLPWHIVSVGQVAGEAPACADVQTIEPCGYVAPLEGRQFAHGVLDCYSLVRDFYARELGVQLAQYQRDDGWWDTGQDLYSLERLRAEGFELISGQPQRGDMILMQVRSPVPNHAGVYLGDDLMLHHLYGRLSEKTVYGGMWAERTRYIVRHSEVRHD is encoded by the coding sequence ATGGAAAAGAGCACCCTGTATGCCATCCAGGCACATGCCCTGGCTGAGTACCCGCGTGAGTGCTGCGGCCTGATCGTGGCCGCCGCTTCCGGCGAGGCCTACATTCCCTGCAGCAACACCGCGACCAAGCCCTCCGATCACTTCCAGCTGCCGGCGCAAGACTATGCAGCAGCGGAAGACCAGGGCGAGGTGCTGGCGGTGGTGCACAGCCACCCGGATGCTTCGGCCGCGGCATCGGATGCCGACCGGGTTATGTGCGAAGCCAGCGGCCTGCCGTGGCATATCGTCAGCGTGGGGCAGGTGGCCGGTGAGGCCCCGGCCTGCGCTGATGTGCAGACGATTGAGCCCTGTGGTTATGTAGCGCCGCTGGAGGGGCGGCAATTCGCTCATGGAGTGCTGGACTGCTACAGCCTGGTGCGTGACTTCTACGCGCGTGAACTGGGCGTCCAGCTGGCTCAGTACCAACGTGATGATGGCTGGTGGGATACCGGCCAGGATCTCTATAGTTTGGAGCGTCTGCGTGCCGAGGGCTTCGAGTTGATCAGTGGGCAGCCGCAGCGTGGGGACATGATCCTGATGCAGGTGAGATCACCGGTGCCGAACCATGCCGGGGTCTATCTGGGCGATGACCTGATGCTGCACCACCTGTACGGACGCCTGTCAGAGAAGACCGTCTACGGTGGGATGTGGGCCGAACGGACCCGCTACATCGTGCGCCATAGTGAGGTGCGCCATGACTGA
- a CDS encoding tail assembly protein, whose product MTERMRTIRLYGELGRRFGREHRLAVANTAEAVRALGVLHEGFQQYLLEAEGKGVQFVVFIGRQNISEQQLLDPPGSEVIKIAPVLIGAKGGALQTIVGAALWAVATYMTIGAAGFALAAWSAAANMGVALALGGVSQMLAPVPKGVGSKDKPENQPSYSMNGTVNTQAQGGPVPLAYGGHDTKGMMVGSAIISGGIYAEDQL is encoded by the coding sequence ATGACTGAGCGCATGCGCACGATTCGCCTGTATGGAGAGTTGGGCCGCCGCTTTGGGCGTGAGCACCGCTTGGCCGTGGCCAACACCGCTGAGGCTGTGCGCGCGTTGGGTGTGCTGCATGAAGGGTTTCAACAGTACTTGCTGGAGGCTGAAGGCAAAGGTGTACAGTTTGTTGTCTTCATTGGTCGGCAGAACATCAGCGAGCAGCAGTTGCTAGATCCGCCGGGCTCCGAGGTGATCAAGATCGCACCGGTGCTGATTGGGGCAAAAGGTGGCGCACTGCAGACCATCGTTGGCGCGGCGCTCTGGGCTGTTGCGACGTACATGACCATTGGCGCTGCAGGCTTTGCTCTCGCTGCCTGGTCTGCCGCTGCCAACATGGGTGTGGCTCTGGCGTTGGGCGGTGTTTCCCAGATGCTGGCGCCTGTACCCAAGGGGGTGGGTAGCAAAGACAAGCCTGAGAACCAGCCCAGTTACAGCATGAATGGAACTGTCAACACGCAGGCGCAGGGCGGCCCGGTGCCGCTCGCCTACGGTGGGCACGACACCAAGGGAATGATGGTGGGGTCGGCCATCATCAGCGGTGGTATCTACGCGGAGGACCAGCTTTGA